In Phacochoerus africanus isolate WHEZ1 chromosome 14, ROS_Pafr_v1, whole genome shotgun sequence, one genomic interval encodes:
- the KRT26 gene encoding LOW QUALITY PROTEIN: keratin, type I cytoskeletal 26 (The sequence of the model RefSeq protein was modified relative to this genomic sequence to represent the inferred CDS: inserted 1 base in 1 codon), which produces MPFPISSGSRRLCSPAGAGRWSGGRTGFRAGNACGGSRAGSSFSCPLGSVSSGGGFYNGGRGLGSGICVGFLGKEHSLLSGNEKVTMQNLNGRLASYLDHVRALEEANADLEQKIKGWYEKYEPGPCRGLDQDYHRYFSVTEDLKRQITAVTSCNASVVLQKDNARLTANDFRLKYENELALRQSVEADINGLHGVMDELALCTTDLELQCDALRRELMCLKKNHAEIRNPEMKVLQCSAAGNVTVEINAAPGVDLTVLLNSMRAEYEALAEQNRKDAKARFHQKQQISDGAGAATTARNELRELKCNPQSLEIELQSLMAMKHSYKCSLAETEGSYCLQLQQIQEQIGALEEILQQIRTETEGQXLEYERLLDVKIFLEKEIETYCKLIDGGERKSNSTCYKSKGRGPINSENQVKDSKEETVVKTVVGELDQLGSILSLRVHSVEEKSPKISSITTEQRVPSKVPK; this is translated from the exons ATGCCTTTTCCAATTTCTAGTGGATCCAGGCGCCTCTGCTCTCCAGCGGGTGCTGGTCGGTGGTCTGGCGGAAGAACAGGCTTCAGGGCTGGGAATGCATGTGGCGGGTCGAGAGCAGGAAGCAGTTTTTCTTGTCCTCTTGGGAGCGTTTCTTCTGGAGGAGGTTTCTATAACGGTGGTAGAGGGTTGGGAAGTGGCATCTGTGTTGGTTTTCTTGGAAAGGAGCACAGCCTCCTCTCTGGGAATGAAAAGGTGACCATGCAGAACCTCAATGGCCGCCTGGCCTCCTACCTGGACCATGTGCGTGCTCTGGAGGAGGCCAACGCTGACCTCGAGCAGAAAATCAAGGGCTGGTATGAGAAATATGAGCCTGGTCCTTGCAGGGGTCTGGATCAAGACTATCATAGATATTTCTCAGTCACTGAAGATCTTAAACGGCAG ATTACTGCTGTGACCTCCTGTAATGCCAGTGTTGTTCTCCAAAAGGACAATGCCAGACTGACTGCCAACGACTTCAGGCTGAA GTATGAAAATGAGCTTGCTCTGCGCCAGAGCGTTGAGGCTGACATCAACGGTCTACACGGAGTTATGGATGAGCTGGCCCTTTGTACCACCGACCTGGAGTTACAGTGTGACGCACTCCGTAGGGAACTGATGTGCCTCAAAAAAAATCACGCAGAGATAAGGAACCCC GAAATGAAAGTCCTGCAGTGTTCAGCTGCAGGGAATGTGACTGTGGAAATAAATGCAGCCCCGGGAGTGGACCTCACTGTTCTGCTGAACAGCATGAGGGCTGAGTACGAGGCCTTGGCCGAGCAGAACCGCAAAGATGCCAAGGCCAGGTTTCACCAGAAG CAGCAGATTTCTGACGGTGCGGGAGCAGCCACGACAGCCAGAAATGAGCTGAGGGAACTGAAATGCAATCCGCAAAGCTTGGAGATAGAACTTCAGTCCCTCATGGCCATG aAACATTCCTACAAATGCTCCTTGGCTGAGACAGAAGGCAGTTACTGCCTTCAGCTCCAGCAAATCCAGGAGCAGATTGGGGCTCTGGAGGAAATACTCCAACAGATTCGAACGGAAACCGAAGGCC AGCTGGAATATGAACGGCTTCTagatgtcaaaatatttttagaaaaggaaattgaaacaTATTGCAAATTAATAGATGGAGGAGAAAG AAAAAGCAACTCAACATGTTACAAATCAAAAGGACGTGGGCCCATAAATTCTGAAAATCAAGTCAAAG actcAAAAGAAGAAACTGTTGTCAAAACAGTGGTGGGGGAACTAGATCAGCTCGGCAGTATCCTTTCACTAAGGGTTCATTCAGTTGAAGAAAAATCCCCTAAAATAAGCAGCATTACAACGGAGCAACGAGTGCCTTCTAAAGTCCCAAAATGA